The Leptodactylus fuscus isolate aLepFus1 chromosome 3, aLepFus1.hap2, whole genome shotgun sequence genome has a segment encoding these proteins:
- the PAQR9 gene encoding membrane progestin receptor epsilon, producing the protein MPPQTFARDRDTSSLLRWDEVPDDFVECFILSGYRRLHLTAQECLASIFQPTNETLNFWTHFIPLVLFASRFYQVIFVSGELAWHHPALLPLWCYASGVLLTFAMSCTAHVFSCRSLRLRAAFFFLDYASISYYGFASTLAYSYYLLPRLSLLDPAVMTPYLQSLGCHWVDYGTLMGLYSELVLPIAFVLAVTCTVACCKSRSEDCSYPFAIRTFVFAMPLSMACPVMIESLLFDLGRKNPTLFVHFYRRYFWLLVAAFFNVSKIPERIQPGLFDIIGHSHQLFHIFTFLSIYDQMHYVEQGLENFLKSPHTSPTIQGTVGYLVLLIVCLGMVVRTYLKGLASNKQD; encoded by the coding sequence ATGCCCCCGCAGACCTTCGCCCGGGACCGGGATACGTCCTCCCTCCTGCGCTGGGACGAGGTGCCGGATGACTTCGTGGAGTGCTTCATCCTGTCCGGGTACCGGCGGCTGCACCTGACCGCCCAGGAGTGCCTGGCATCCATATTCCAGCCCACCAACGAGACCCTGAACTTCTGGACTCACTTCATCCCGCTGGTGCTGTTCGCCAGCCGCTTCTACCAAGTGATCTTCGTGTCCGGGGAGCTGGCCTGGCACCACCCTGCGCTGCTGCCCCTCTGGTGCTATGCCTCGGGGGTGCTGCTGACATTTGCCATGAGCTGCACTGCCCATGTGTTCAGCTGCCGCTCCCTGCGCCTGCGTGCCGCCTTCTTCTTCCTGGACTATGCCTCCATCAGCTACTATGGCTTCGCCAGCACCCTGGCATACTCGTACTATCTGCTGCCTAGGCTGAGCCTGCTGGACCCGGCGGTGATGACTCCGTACCTGCAGAGCCTGGGCTGCCACTGGGTGGACTATGGCACTCTGATGGGGCTGTACAGTGAGCTGGTGCTGCCCATAGCCTTTGTGCTGGCAGTCACCTGCACTGTGGCATGCTGTAAGAGCCGATCCGAGGACTGCTCCTACCCCTTTGCCATCCGCACTTTTGTCTTCGCTATGCCCCTCAGCATGGCGTGCCCGGTGATGATTGAGAGCCTGCTCTTTGACCTGGGCAGGAAGAACCCCACTCTGTTCGTGCACTTCTACAGGAGGTACTTCTGGCTGCTGGTGGCCGCCTTCTTCAATGTCAGTAAGATCCCTGAGAGGATCCAGCCCGGGCTCTTTGACATCATTGGGCACAGCCACCAGCTCTTCCACATCTTCACCTTCCTCAGTATTTATGACCAGATGCACTATGTGGAGCAGGGTCTGGAGAACTTCCTGAAGTCTCCACACACTTCTCCCACCATCCAAGGGACAGTAGGGTACTTGGTGCTGCTCATTGTCTGCCTAGGTATGGTAGTAAGGACCTATCTCAAGGGACTGGCCAGCAACAAGCAGGACTGA